In Halanaerobiaceae bacterium ANBcell28, a single genomic region encodes these proteins:
- a CDS encoding anaerobic sulfatase maturase, whose protein sequence is MTEINFDDKDKSFKLKKRFFNVMVFPSGPACNLNCDYCYYLDKIDSYSSDTSFKMDYNLIENFTKQYIEAQPGPFVNFGWQGGEPTLRGLEFFKKAVELQEKYLPEGWKCQNSFQTNALLIDEKWCQFFSDNNFLLGVSIDGPDWIHDHYRKDKKGVSTHQKVVESIKLLQKYKVDFNILCVVNDLNAKYPLEIYNFFKDLAIDFIQFIPIVENDSNGNLNHSVKPEDYAYFLISIFDQWLKNDYGQINIQIFEEAVRVWAGYKAGLCVFSKTCGNAEVMEHNGDLYSCDHFVFDDYKLGNIKETPLLELVNSNQQKDFGNDKYDSLPEKCLNCEVNFICQGGCPKNRIISTEDGEKGLNYLCFAYQRFFKYIDPYMKEIAWRLQKRQTPTVIQKELVKIQDELWDIGRNDICVCGSGKKYKKCCIGRI, encoded by the coding sequence ATGACTGAAATTAATTTTGACGATAAAGATAAATCATTTAAACTCAAGAAAAGATTTTTTAATGTCATGGTTTTCCCCAGTGGGCCTGCCTGTAATCTTAACTGTGATTATTGTTATTACCTGGATAAAATTGATTCTTATTCCAGTGATACTTCTTTTAAAATGGATTATAACTTAATTGAAAACTTTACCAAGCAATATATTGAAGCTCAACCGGGCCCTTTTGTTAATTTTGGCTGGCAGGGTGGAGAACCTACTTTGAGAGGGCTAGAATTTTTTAAAAAGGCAGTAGAATTACAGGAAAAATATTTGCCTGAAGGCTGGAAATGCCAGAATAGCTTTCAAACTAATGCTCTTTTAATTGATGAAAAGTGGTGTCAGTTTTTTAGTGATAACAATTTCCTTCTGGGTGTTAGTATTGATGGACCTGACTGGATTCATGATCACTACCGCAAGGATAAAAAAGGGGTCAGTACTCATCAAAAAGTAGTGGAGTCTATTAAGCTTTTACAGAAATATAAGGTAGATTTTAATATACTATGTGTGGTAAATGATCTTAATGCTAAATATCCACTGGAGATATATAATTTTTTTAAAGATTTAGCTATTGATTTTATTCAATTTATTCCTATTGTGGAGAATGATAGTAATGGCAATCTTAATCATTCAGTTAAGCCAGAAGATTATGCTTACTTTTTGATTTCTATATTTGATCAGTGGTTAAAAAATGATTATGGCCAAATTAATATACAGATCTTTGAAGAGGCGGTTCGAGTATGGGCTGGTTATAAGGCAGGATTATGTGTCTTTTCTAAGACTTGTGGTAATGCGGAGGTTATGGAGCATAATGGTGATCTGTATTCCTGTGATCACTTTGTTTTTGATGATTATAAGTTAGGAAATATTAAAGAAACGCCATTGCTGGAACTGGTCAATTCTAATCAACAAAAAGATTTTGGTAATGATAAATATGATTCTTTACCAGAAAAATGCCTGAATTGTGAAGTTAATTTTATCTGTCAGGGAGGCTGTCCCAAAAATAGAATTATTAGTACTGAAGATGGAGAAAAGGGTTTAAATTATCTATGTTTTGCATATCAAAGATTTTTTAAATATATTGATCCATATATGAAAGAAATAGCCTGGAGGTTACAGAAGCGACAAACTCCTACAGTTATTCAAAAAGAATTAGTAAAAATTCAGGACGAGCTATGGGATATTGGACGAAATGATATATGTGTCTGTGGTAGTGGCAAGAAATATAAGAAATGTTGTATTGGTAGAATATAA
- a CDS encoding stomatin-like protein, with amino-acid sequence MYTTRLSERISVDTILTWLTLGLFRFVFVKEGTNVIVTRFGKYVKTLRPGLRSFLFMFGLFGQVHYFYVTDPVTLDIKETYEVDIKEVVFDFPSEKVISADNVEFKVDAIVFFKVVEANKAVFHVNDYVKSLQLTIRSILRDEIGRLNLEEVYVSRAVVSERLRKESDEAVSNWGIDVTQLEIKEFELGDLAAELIEQKHTELEKRKKIMKAQALKEARIEEAKAEKAAKLEEAKALKEYAEMEAEAIVIKSKAEAEAEKNKFDAEFYGYEKIAKVLEEHPGILSDYLQLFNAERISKNLGQGKATTVFLPSNMENMIKSFNIMANKEQEENNSMDLIDGKKLFEEKE; translated from the coding sequence ATGTATACTACTAGATTAAGTGAAAGAATAAGTGTTGATACTATTTTGACCTGGCTTACACTGGGATTATTTCGTTTTGTTTTTGTAAAGGAAGGGACTAATGTTATAGTTACAAGGTTTGGAAAGTATGTGAAAACACTAAGGCCTGGTTTGAGATCCTTTTTGTTTATGTTTGGGCTGTTTGGTCAGGTTCATTATTTTTATGTAACAGATCCTGTTACTTTAGACATTAAAGAAACTTATGAAGTGGATATTAAAGAAGTTGTTTTTGATTTTCCTAGTGAGAAAGTTATATCAGCTGATAATGTAGAGTTTAAAGTCGATGCAATTGTGTTTTTTAAGGTAGTTGAAGCAAATAAGGCTGTTTTTCATGTAAACGATTATGTTAAGTCTTTACAACTTACTATTCGTTCAATTTTACGTGATGAAATTGGTAGGCTAAACTTAGAAGAAGTCTATGTATCTAGAGCTGTTGTTTCGGAGAGATTACGTAAGGAATCAGATGAAGCAGTTTCTAATTGGGGAATCGATGTAACTCAATTGGAGATTAAGGAATTTGAACTTGGGGATTTAGCAGCTGAGCTAATTGAACAGAAGCATACTGAGTTGGAAAAAAGAAAGAAAATAATGAAGGCACAGGCTTTAAAAGAAGCTAGAATTGAAGAAGCTAAGGCTGAAAAAGCAGCAAAATTGGAAGAGGCAAAAGCATTAAAGGAGTACGCAGAAATGGAAGCAGAGGCTATAGTTATTAAGTCAAAAGCTGAAGCAGAGGCAGAAAAGAATAAATTTGATGCTGAATTTTATGGATATGAGAAAATAGCTAAGGTTCTTGAGGAGCACCCAGGGATATTGTCAGATTATCTACAGCTATTTAATGCAGAGCGTATTAGTAAAAATCTTGGTCAGGGTAAGGCCACCACAGTATTTCTGCCTAGTAATATGGAGAATATGATAAAATCATTTAATATTATGGCTAATAAAGAACAAGAGGAAAATAATAGTATGGACTTAATTGATGGTAAAAAATTGTTTGAAGAGAAAGAATAA
- a CDS encoding PHP domain-containing protein: MVADLHVHSIFSDGSYSPEQLVDMAIEKGLKAIALADHDTVEGVEKMIIAGKEKGIEVIPAIELSTYCDKAEIHILGYKIDYKADFFLEEVKRLFKIRQERAEKMVKKLNEIGVKISYLDVKELAGDKYIGRPHIAKALLHAGYINKIEEAFTKEYIANGGRAYVPKERIAPENAIELIHKAGGVAVLAHPYLVNKGDSFDREGIEKLRDIGLDGVEVYHSKHDQETSKYYKKIAEDLDLLITGGSDFHGETSPDVELGDIRINEESLRKVKEA, translated from the coding sequence ATGGTAGCAGATTTACATGTTCATTCTATTTTTTCAGATGGTAGCTATAGTCCGGAACAGTTAGTAGATATGGCCATAGAAAAGGGTCTAAAAGCGATTGCCCTGGCGGATCATGATACAGTAGAAGGTGTAGAGAAAATGATTATTGCCGGGAAAGAAAAAGGCATAGAGGTTATTCCTGCTATTGAATTATCTACATACTGTGATAAAGCTGAAATACATATATTGGGCTATAAGATTGACTATAAGGCAGATTTTTTCCTGGAAGAAGTTAAAAGATTATTTAAGATTCGTCAAGAACGAGCGGAAAAGATGGTAAAAAAATTGAACGAAATTGGGGTAAAGATTTCATATCTAGATGTTAAGGAACTTGCTGGAGATAAATATATTGGCAGGCCTCATATAGCGAAAGCTTTGTTACATGCTGGGTATATAAATAAGATTGAAGAGGCATTTACTAAAGAGTATATTGCTAATGGTGGTAGAGCTTATGTACCAAAAGAGAGGATTGCTCCTGAAAATGCTATTGAACTAATTCATAAGGCAGGTGGAGTAGCAGTACTTGCTCACCCGTATCTTGTAAATAAAGGGGATTCTTTTGATCGGGAGGGAATTGAAAAATTAAGGGATATAGGACTGGATGGAGTTGAGGTATATCATTCCAAGCATGACCAGGAAACAAGTAAATATTATAAAAAAATTGCTGAAGATTTAGATCTGTTAATAACTGGTGGATCTGATTTCCATGGTGAGACATCTCCAGATGTAGAATTAGGAGATATTAGAATAAATGAAGAAAGCTTAAGGAAAGTAAAAGAAGCATAG
- a CDS encoding secondary thiamine-phosphate synthase enzyme YjbQ, translating into MKSLRKYLYYETEKRMELINITADVEEVLRKSGIKEGLCLVNAMHITASVFINDDESGLHEDYKDWLEELAPHEPISRYRHNGFEDNGDAHLKRQIMGREVVVAITEGKLDFGPWEQIFYGEFDGRRKKRVLVKVIGE; encoded by the coding sequence ATGAAATCGTTGAGGAAATATCTCTATTATGAGACAGAGAAGAGGATGGAATTGATCAATATTACTGCTGATGTTGAGGAAGTTCTTAGGAAAAGTGGTATTAAGGAAGGTCTTTGTTTGGTTAATGCTATGCATATTACAGCCAGTGTTTTTATTAATGATGATGAATCTGGCTTGCATGAAGATTATAAAGACTGGTTAGAAGAATTAGCCCCTCATGAACCCATCTCCAGATATCGTCATAATGGCTTTGAAGATAATGGAGATGCTCATTTGAAAAGACAGATTATGGGTAGAGAAGTTGTAGTTGCTATTACAGAAGGCAAGCTGGATTTTGGTCCATGGGAACAGATCTTCTATGGTGAATTTGATGGTAGAAGAAAAAAGAGAGTTCTAGTTAAAGTGATTGGTGAGTGA
- a CDS encoding sulfite exporter TauE/SafE family protein: MSILGLELGMVLLILLLGFNTGVLSAFFGVGGAFIVTPSLNFLGFSMVQAGATALSFGTITASVAGFKHYLKKNVIFKVGIIIAITATIGVALSEPLYIHLNYLGLADNISRYLYIVMLLSLGIMPLLKKRVNTSKNDNISHSNDNPNFFQKYLIKSSKFDLEKKICSVGLFNMVIVGLLGGFVKVFMGVCGGFFLVPMSVMFLNMKIHKAVGTSLLVILLSNIYAVYLRLSGGNIQIAPIIFLALTAYFGIKIGSKSISNINGSELQVFYSSFLLAMVIGLIMMQLGYERRAMIYNFTLITFVTTIIIIKYYFEFNLIYNRFFKKRFILLVKNNKKIRTLYYKMK; this comes from the coding sequence ATGAGTATACTTGGTTTAGAGCTAGGAATGGTTTTATTGATCTTATTACTTGGATTTAACACGGGGGTTTTAAGTGCGTTTTTTGGGGTAGGTGGTGCCTTTATAGTTACTCCATCATTAAATTTTTTAGGATTTTCTATGGTACAGGCAGGAGCAACAGCTTTATCTTTTGGAACAATTACTGCTTCGGTAGCTGGTTTTAAACATTATCTAAAGAAAAATGTTATATTTAAAGTAGGAATTATTATAGCTATTACTGCAACTATAGGAGTGGCCTTATCAGAGCCTTTATATATTCATTTGAATTACTTAGGACTTGCAGATAATATTTCCAGATATCTTTATATAGTAATGTTACTTTCATTAGGCATTATGCCTTTACTAAAGAAAAGGGTAAATACATCAAAAAATGATAACATTTCCCATAGCAATGATAATCCTAATTTTTTCCAAAAATATTTAATAAAAAGCTCAAAATTTGATCTTGAAAAAAAAATATGCTCTGTTGGCTTATTTAATATGGTAATAGTTGGACTTCTAGGAGGTTTTGTTAAAGTATTCATGGGCGTTTGTGGTGGGTTTTTTCTAGTACCTATGTCTGTTATGTTTTTAAATATGAAAATTCATAAAGCTGTAGGGACAAGCTTATTAGTAATACTATTATCAAATATATATGCAGTATACTTACGGTTATCAGGTGGTAATATACAAATTGCCCCAATCATATTTTTGGCACTCACTGCATATTTTGGCATAAAGATAGGTTCAAAATCTATTAGCAATATTAACGGTAGTGAACTACAAGTTTTTTATTCGTCTTTTTTGCTAGCAATGGTAATTGGTTTAATTATGATGCAACTAGGATATGAAAGAAGAGCCATGATTTATAATTTTACTTTAATTACTTTTGTAACTACAATTATAATTATTAAGTATTATTTTGAATTTAACTTAATATATAATAGATTTTTTAAAAAGAGATTTATTTTATTAGTTAAGAATAATAAAAAAATAAGGACTTTATACTATAAAATGAAATAA